From the Pangasianodon hypophthalmus isolate fPanHyp1 chromosome 17, fPanHyp1.pri, whole genome shotgun sequence genome, one window contains:
- the lpar1 gene encoding lysophosphatidic acid receptor 1, whose amino-acid sequence MDGQCYYNESIAFFYNESGKYLATEWNTVSRLVMGLGLTVCIFIMLANLLVMVAIYINRRFHFPIYYLMANLAAADFFAGLAYFYLMFNTGPNTRRLTVSTWLLRQGLIDTSLTASVANLLAIAIERHITVFRMQLHTRMSNRRVVVVIVIIWTMSIVMGAIPSVGWNCICAIKTCSNMAPLYSNSYLVFWAIFNLVTFVVMVVLYAHIFMYVRQRTMRMSRHSSGQRRNRDTMMSLLKTVVIVLGAFIVCWTPGLVLLLLDVFCEECNVLAFEKFFLLLAEFNSAMNPIIYSYRDKEMSVTFKQILCCQRQENINGTVEGSDRSASSLNHTVLSPHNNDHSVV is encoded by the exons ATGGATGGACAGTGTTACTACAATGAAAGCATTGCCTTCTTTTACAATGAAAGTGGGAAGTACCTGGCCACAGAGTGGAATACTGTCAGCAGACTGGTGATGGGACTTGGGCTTACAGTATGTATCTTTATCATGCTGGCTAACCTGCTGGTGATGGTGGCCATCTACATCAACCGCAGATTTCATTTTCCCATCTATTATCTCATGGCTAACCTAGCGGCAGCAGACTTTTTCGCTGGACTGGCTTATTTCTATTTGATGTTTAACACGGGGCCCAACACCCGCAGGCTAACTGTTAGCACATGGTTACTACGCCAAGGCCTCATTGACACTAGCCTGACGGCCTCTGTGGCCAACTTACTAGCCATCGCCATCGAGCGCCACATAACAGTCTTCCGCATGCAGCTCCACACGCGCATGAGTAACCGACGTGTGGTTGTGGTCATTGTGATCATCTGGACTATGTCAATTGTCATGGGTGCCATCCCTAGCGTGGGCTGGAACTGTATCTGTGCCATCAAAACCTGCTCCAACATGGCACCACTCTACAGCAACTCGTACCTCGTCTTCTGGGCCATCTTCAACCTGGTGACCTTTGTGGTCATGGTGGTGCTTTATGCCCACATATTCATGTATGTCCGCCAGCGCACCATGAGAATGTCTCGCCATAGCTCAGGTCAGCGGCGCAACAGGGATACCATGATGAGCTTGCTGAAGACAGTGGTGATTGTCCTTG GTGCTTTTATCGTGTGCTGGACGCCTGGTTTAGTTCTCCTACTGCTTGACGTTTTCTGCGAAGAATGCAACGTGCTGGCTTTCGAGAAGTTCTTCCTCCTCTTAGCCGAGTTTAACTCAGCCATGAACCCAATCATCTACTCCTACCGGGACAAGGAGATGAGCGTTACGTTCAAGCAGATCCTGTGCTGCCAGCGGCAGGAGAACATAAACGGTACTGTGGAGGGTTCAGACCGCTCAGCTTCCTCCCTCAACCACACTGTCCTGTCTCCACACAATAATGACCACTCAGTGGTCTGA